The nucleotide window CTCCGGGAGGCGAGCCGCGAGGAGACGGTCGCCGCGATGCGGCGGAGCCTCGAGTTCATGGCCGAGTCGGGCACGGTCGCACACATCGAGTTCCGCGAGGGGGACGTCGCCGGCGTGGAGGCCATCCGCGACGCGGGCGAGGGCGTCCCGATCGAGAGCGTCGTCCTCGGTCGCGGCTCCGTGGACGCCATGGAGCACCCCGAGTCCGACGGTTACGGGGCCAGCGGGGCTCGTGACGGCGACTTCGACACCGCACGCAACGCGACCAGGCGCGCGGGGAAGCTGTTCGGCATCCACGCCGGCGAGCGCGACGCCGACGACGTGAACCCGGCGATGGACCTCGACCCGGACTTCCTCGTCCACATGGTCCACCCGGACCCCGTCCACCTCGACCGACTGGCCGACGCCGACGTTCCCGTGGTCGTCTGCCCTCGGTCGAACCTCGTCACGAACGTCGGCGTCGCCCCCCTTCGAGAACTGGTCGAGCGGACCACCGTCGCGCTCGGAACGGACAACGTGATGCTGAACTCCCCGTCGATGTTCCGGGAGATGGAGTTCGCCTCGAAGCTCACTGACGTGACAGCCGTCGATGTCCTGCGGATGGCGACGGTCAACGGCGCCGAACTGGCCGGCCTCGACTGCGGGCTCGTCGAGGAGGGTCGACCGGCGAAACTGCTCGTCCTCGACGGCGACTCGGACAACCTCGCCGGGGTCCGCGATCCGGTCCGCGCGGTCGTCCGCCGGGCCGGTGAGACGGACCTGAAGCGGGTCGTTCGGTGAGGGGAACTCGGTATCTCGACTCGCCGTGTTCCAGTCACGGGCGCGACGACGGGAGAACGCACCATTTATAAGTGAACCCGCGGAAACACCTCGTACGATTATGCCGAGCTCCAACGGACCACTCCACGGCACGCGTGGCAAGCTCTCGAACGACCCGCGGGACCGGGGGACCTCCCCGCCCCAACGCGCGATCGCCGAGTTCGACGACGGCCAGACCGTCCACCTCGCGCTCGACCCGTCGGTTCCCGACGGGCGCTTCCACCCGCGGTTCAACGGCCGGACGGGAAGCGTCATCGGCGAGCAGGGCGCCGCGTACAAGGTAGAGATCACCGACGGCGGCGTCACCAAGACGATCATCGCCAAGCCCGCACACCTCCGCGCCCAGAAGAACGAGTAGCCAATGACGATATTCAAGGAAAAGCTCGACGAGGAGTACCTCACCGTCTCCGAGGCGAAGGAGCTGCTCGCCGACGTCGAGGCGGAGCGCGCGGCCGACGAGGACCGCGAACTCCGCTACGAGCTAGCTCGGGCCATCGAGCACGTGAACCGGTTCGCGGTGCTCGACGCCGAGGAGTCGGTCGAGCTCGTCCAGGACCTCCAGGAACTGGAGAAGGTGAACGAGGCGACCGCCTACAAGATCGCCGATCTGCTGCCGCGCGACCGCACGGAGCTGCGGGCCATCTACGCGCAGGAACGGTACGCCCTCGACGGCGACGAACTCGACGAGATCCTGAACGTCGTCGCGAAGTACGCCTGACGGCGGGTCCCCCGCGACCACCTTTTATGCACCTGCCCGGTGTATCCGGATGTATGACCGATGACGAGCCGTCACTGGACGACACCTCGGCCGAGGCGGACGCCACCGAAGCCGAGGACGCACCCGGCTCGGCCGAGCGGCAGCGGATGGCGGTACTGCTGGACTACCTGCCGAACGGAGACCCGTCCGACAACAGACCGCCCCACCAGAAACCGGCGCTCGCCTACGCGCTCGGCGAGGACGACTTCCGCCTGTACGAGTTCCGCCTCGCGGACGAGGCCGACCTCGCTATCGGCGACAGGATCGCCGTCGGACCCGAACCCAACGAGGTCGTCGACCGCATCAGCGAGATCGGGTTCGACGACCTCACCCGGAACGCACAGGGCGAGCTCGAGTACGCGGTCGAGGAGCTCATCGAGCGCGACGAGCGACGGTTCGTGGACTTCTACAACGACGCGGGTCCCATCACCCTCCGACTCCACCAGCTGAACCTCCTCCCGGGTATCGGGAAGAAGCTCAGGAACAACATCCTCGAGGAGCGCAAGCGCGGTCCGTTCGAGTCGTTCGACGACGTGGAGGAGCGCGTCTCCGGGCTCCACCGCCCGCGCGAGGTGCTCGCCGAGCGCATCATGGAGGAACTCCGCGACGAGGACCTGAAGTACAAGACGTTCGTCGGCCGGAACGACGAGGACGGCTGAGGTCGGCCGACGACGCCCACCGGACGACGCCCACCGGGATAGACGGATTTACGGCGGGCCACCCCAAACGCCGGTTCGATGACCGAGTACGAGTCCGAGTCCCCACCCCGGGACCCGGACCGTCTCCGCCGGCGTGCCGGTGTGAGGGGGAATCCGGACCGCGACCAGCACTTCCTCGTCGACGATCGCGTGCTGGACAGGGTGCCGGGCTACCTCCCGCCGGACGCCGACCGCTCGCACCTGCTCGAGATCGGCGGGGGCACCGGGGCGCTCACCGACAGGCTTCTCGCCAGCGGCGAGCACGTGACGGTCGTCGAGCGGGACCCCGACCTCGCCGCCTTCCTCCGCGAGGAGTTCGACGAGGAGGTCGCCGCGGGCCGCCTGGACGTCCTCGAGGGCGACGCGCTCGACGTGGAGCTCCCCGAGTTCACCGCCTGCGTGTCGAACCTCCCGTACGGCGTCTCCTCGGAGATCGCGTTCCGGCTGCTCCCCGAGAAGCGACCGCTCGTGCTCATGTTCCAGCTCGAGTTCGCCGAGCGGATGGTGGCCGACCCCGGAACCGAGGAGTACGGCAGGCTCTCGGTGAGCGCCGGACACTACGCCGATGTGGAACTGGTCGAGACGGTGCCGCGTGAGGCGTTCGACCCGCAGCCTCGCGTGGAGAGCGCGCTCGTGAGGTGTACGCCCCGCGACCCGGAGTACGAGGTCGCGGACGAGGAGTTCTTCCTCCGGTTCGTGAAGGCGCTGTTCACCCAGCGGCGCAAGACGGTCCGGAACGCGATCCGGAACACGGCCCACATCTCCGGGCTCGCCGACCCCGACGCGGTGGTCGAGGCGGTCGACGAGGGGACGCTCGCGAAGCGACCGGGGGAGCTCCCGCCCGCCGCGTTCGCCGCGCTCGCGGGGACCGCGCTCCGGGAGAGCGACGTCGGTGAAGGACAGTGACCGGGGCGGCGGGAGCACAGAACGGGACCCAGACGCCGACCGCGTTCCCCACTGGAAACGAGACGACCGGCAGCACGCCGTTGTTCCCCCCGGAGGTGACCGAACCGCTGCACGAGCTGTTCCCGACCGTCGAGGCGCAACTCGTCGGGACGCTCATGGTCGTCGTCGGCCTGTTGCTCGTCGGGGAACTCATCCGGGCGTCGGGCGATCCGCTGAAGGAGCGGTACAACGACACGCTCGTCGAGGCGGCGCAGGCCGGGACGATGGCCGTCCTCACGGCGCTCGTCGGAATCTTCTTCGTCGTCGTGTGGCGCGGCGGGGCCGTCGTCCTGTTCCTTATCGACGTGCTCGACATCGAGGAGCGGGACATCGCGAAGCTGATGTTCACTGCCGTCATCCTCGCCGGGGCGTACTCGCTCACCCGGGTGACGAAGCGCTCCGTCAAGCGCATCGGAAAACGACGCGGCGCGCTCTCCCAGCACCAGCGTCAGATCGCACACCACGTCGTCCAGGTCACCATCTTCATCGTCGCGGTCCTCGTCGCCCTGAGCCTGTGGAAGGTGAACATCGGCGGCCTCCTCGTTGGCGCGGGGTTCGCCGGCATCGTGCTCGGCCTCGCGGCCCGGCAGACGCTGGGGGCGGTCCTCGCCGGGTTCGTCGTGCTGTTCTCGCGGCCGTTCGAACTGGGCGACTGGGTCAGGATCGGCGAGCACGAGGGCATCGTCACCGACATCAACATCGTGAACACCCAGCTCCGGACGTACAACGACGAGTTCCTGATGGTCCCCAACGACACGGTGACGAGCCAGGAGATCCTGAACCGGTCGCGCAAGGGGCGGCTCCGGATCAACGTCGACGTCGGCGTCGACTACGACGCCGACCTGGAGGAGGCGATCGACATCGCGGAGGGCGTCATGGCCGACCGGGAACACGTGCTCGAGAAGCCGAACCCCCAGGTCGTCCTTCCCGAGTTCGGCGACTCCGCGGTGGTGCTCCGGCTCCGCTTCTACATCGACAACCCGAGCGCGCGGAAGATGTGGAAGGCACGCACCAACGTCATCGCGGCGCTGAAGTCGGCGTTCGACGACGCCGGCGTGACCATCCCGTTCCCGCAGCGCGAACTGTCGGCCCGCGGCGGGCGACCGGCCGTCGACGTCACCGAGGCGGTTGCCGACAACGGCGCGCCTCCGGAGACGGAGTCTAACTCTGCGCGCGATCGAGGGGCAGGGACGGGGGCCGGCGATGCCGAATGAGGCCGACGGTTCCGGCGAGGACGACGGAACGCGGGACGCGCTCGCCGCGCGTCGCGGGCTGGACGACCCGGTGTACGCGCCGGCCGAGGACTCCGGGCTGCTCGCGGAGGCGGCCGCCGAACGAGCACGCGGCGTCGTCCTCGAGGTCGGCACCGGGTCCGGCTGGGTCGCGGAGCGGACTGCGGAGGTCGAGGGAGTCTCGCGCGTCCTCGGCAGCGACGTGAACCCGCACGCCTGCCGACGCGCGCGGGAGCGCGGCGTCGAGGCCGTTCGCGCGAGCCTCGTCGACCCGTTCCGCGACCGCGCGTTCGACACCGTGCTGTTCAACCCGCCGTACCTACCGACCGACCCGGACGCCGAGTGGGGCGACTGGCAGGAGGCGGCCCTCTCGGGCGGCGAGTCCGGTCGCGAACTCATCGAACCGTTCCTCGAGGACGTCGGTCGCGTGCTCGCCCCGTCGGGGACCGTCCTGCTGCTCGTCTCCTCGCTGACCGGCTTCGGCGAGGTCGTCGAACACGCCGTCGACTGCGGGTTCCGCGCGGAGACCGTGGTGGAGGAGTCGTTCCCGTACGAGACGCTATCGGTGCTCGCGCTGTCGTTGGATAACTGAAGTGCATTTTTTGCTTTAGCAAGTATTATGCCTCGGCATTTCGAACCGTCTGACGATGACTGACGTAGTCGCGACCACACCGGGGCTGTTCCCGCTCCCCGACTGGGCGAAGGAGGACCTCTCCGACCTGAAAGGCCACCAGAAGGGCGATCTCGTCTCCGGCGGCGAGGGCGGGGAGATCGCCAGGGCGTACGACCGCGTTCGGAACGAGGTCGTGGACGACCAGACGGACGCCGGCCTCGACCGCTTCGTCGAGGGGCAGGCCCGCTGGGACGACATGCTGGCCCACCCGCTGACCGTCCACGAGAACGTGGAGACGGGTGGCATCGTCCGGTACTACGACAACAACAACTTCTACCGCGACCCCCGGGTGACGGGGGAACTGACGTTCTCCGGCGACGTCGCCGCCGAACTCGAGGCCGCGAGCGGACTGCTCGGCAGCGACGCCGACGACCGACTCCAGGCGGTCCTCCCCGGCCCCTACACCCTCGCCGACCTCGCGTCCGACGAGTACTACGGCGACGAGGCGGAGTTCCTCGCCGCCGTCTCGGAGTTCCTCGCCGGGGAGGTCGAGGCGTTCCCCGCGCACGCGACGCTGTTCCTCCTCGAACCCTCCTTCGTGACGAACGCGCCCGACGACGACCTCGACGAGCGAGCGAGCGAGGCGATCGACGCCGTCGCGGGAGCGACGGACGCCGACGTGGTCGTCCACACGTACTGGGAGGCGTTCGCGGAGAAGCCGTACGCCCACCTCATGGACGCCGACGTCGACGCGCTCGGCTTCGACTTCGTCGCCGCGGACCGGGAGGCGAACCTCGAGTGCATCAACGAGTACGGCACGAAGGGGGACGTCGCCCTCGGCCTCGTCGACGGGCAGAACACGCTCGTCGAGGAACCGGGGACGATCGCCGAACGCGTGAACTGGGTCCGCGAGCAGGTCCCCGGCCAGGAGTTCGACACGACGTACGTGAGCTACAACACCGAGCCGTTCTACCTGCCGACGAGCAAGCACGTGGAGAAGCTCTCGGCGATCGCGGAGGCCGCTCGCCTGGCCGCGACCGAGGGGGTGGAGGCGTGAGCCGAAACCCCGCCAACCGCGAGCAGTTCCGGCCCGAGGGACACCCGACCGACCACTTCCTGCTCACCACGGTCGTCGGCTCGTACCCGAAGCCGAAGTGGCTGAACCGCGCCGGCGATCTCAGCGAGGACCCGGACTCGAAGTTCGACGCCGACGATCTCGCGGAGGCCCACGACGACGCGTGTCGGGTCATCACCCACGAGCACGAGCGCGCGGGCCTCGACACCGTCGTGGACGGGGAGATGCGCCGCGAGGAGATGGTGGAGTTCTTCGCCGAGCGCATCGACGGCTACGAGTTCAATGGCCCCGTGAAGGTGTGGGGCCACAACTACTTCGACAAGCCGTCGGTCGTCGACGACGTTGCGTACGCGGAGCCGTGGCTGGTCGACGAGTTCGAGTTCACCGACGCCGTCGCGTCCCGCCCGGTGAAGGTGCCGATCACGGGGCCGTACACGCTGGCGAACTGGTCGTTCAACGAGGCGTACGACGACAGCGAGGCGCTCTCGTACGACCTGGCTGACCTCGTGAACGAGGAGATCGAGAAGCTGGTCGAGGCAGGCGCGCGCTACATCCAGATCGACGAGCCCGCGCTGGCGACGACGCCAGACGACCACGCCATCGTCGGCGAGTGTCTCGACCGCATCGTCGCGGGGGTCCCCGAGGACATCCGGATCGGGCTCCACGTCTGCTACGGCGACTACTCGCGGGTGTACCCCGAGATCAACGACTACCCGATCGACGAGTTCGACGTCGAGCTGTGCAACGGCGACTACGAACAGATCGAGGTGTTCGCGGACGGCGAGTTCGCGCCGGACCTCGCGCTCGGCGTCGTCGACGCCCACGTCGCCGAGGTCGAACCGGTCGAGGAGATCAAGGCGAACATCCGGGAGGGCCTGAAGGTCGTCCCGCCGGAGAAGCTCACCGTCTCGCCCGACTGCGGGCTGAAGCTCCTCCCGCGAGAGATCGCCTACGGCAAGATGGCGAACATGGTGCAGGCGGCGCGCGAACTGGAGGCCGAACTCGACGCGGGCGAGGTAGAGGTCCCGGCGACGACGAGTGGCGCCCCTACCGCGGACGACTGACCGGTCCCTCCTCCTTCCGTTTCCGTTCTCGAGGTCGCCCCGGTATTCCAGTCCCACGACTCGGTGTTAGAGAATCCCCGAACGATCTGGGACCCCATGACTCAAGAGCGCCCACACCCAAGTCGAGGGACATGACCACGACCGCCGACACCGACCTCAGCGAGTCGGTCGAGGAGACGGCGGAGGCCATCGCGACGATGGAGACCCGCGGCGCCGCGACCATCGCCGACGCCGCGGCAGTCGCCCTCGCGGAGCAGGCGCGCGCCGTCGACGCCGCCGACCCCGAGGAGTTCCGCGCGACGATGCGCGCCGCCGGGCGACGGCTGTACGACACCCGCCCGACGGCCGTGTCGCTGCCGAACTCGCTCCGGTACGTCCTCGGGCGGATGGAGGGCGACACGGTCGGGCAACTCCGGTCGTCCGTCACGACCGCGGCGGCCGACTTCTCGCGGCGGCTCGAGACCGCACAGGACGAACTCGGCCGGATCGGCGCGAACCGGCTCCGCGACGGCGACACGATCATGACCCACTGCCACTCGACGGACGCGCTGTCGTGCGTGCGGGCCGCGGTCGAGCAGGGCAAGGAGATCTCGGCCATCGTGAAGGAGACCCGACCCCGGCGGCAGGGGCACATCACCGCGACCGAGCTCCGGAAGATGGGCGTCCCGGTGGTGCTCATCGTCGACTCCGCCGCCCGTCGGTACCTCGACGAGACCGACCACGTGCTCGTCGGCGCCGACGCCATCGCCGCCGACGGCAGCGTCATCAACAAGATCGGCACCTCCGGGCTGGCCGTGAACGCCCGCGAGCGCGGCGTGCCCATCATGGTCGCCGCACAGACCATCAAGCTCCACCCGGACACCCTCACCGGCCACACCGTCGAGATCGAGATGCGCGAGGAGGAGGAGGTGATCTCGGCGGACGAGCGCGCGGAACTGGGCGACCTGACGGTCGAGAACCCGGCGTTCGACGTGACGCCGCCGCGCTACCTCGACGCCATCGTCACCGAGAGCGGGCAGTTCCCGCCCGAGAGCGTCGTCACGCTGATGCGCGAACTGTTCGGCGAGTCCGCGACCCGACCGTGGGAGGAGCCGGAGTCGACCGATGGAGCGGGTGAAGCCGCCGAGCCGCGCGTCGACGAGCGGACGGAGCCGCGGTAGATGCAGGCGCTCTGTGCGGGCCACGTCAACTGGGACGTGACCCTTCGGGTGGACAACCTCCCGGCGCCCGACGGCGAGGTGACGATCGAGGAACAGCACCAGGCCGGCGGCGGCAGCGCGGCGAACGTGGCGGTCAACCTCGAGCGACTGAACCACGACGCGTCGCTGTTCGGCTCCGTCGGAAGCGACGAGTCCGGGCGGTTCGCGCGACGCGAACTCGCTGAGGCCGGGGTGGAGACCCACCTCGTCGAATCAGACGGCGAGACGGCCGTAAAGTACCTCGTGGTCGACGGGGACGGCGAGGTGATGATGCTGTCCAACCGGGGCGAGAACGAGGCGTTCGTCGCGGAGGACCTGCCCTCCGAGGCGCTCGACGTGGACCTGCTTCACCTCACGAACCAGCCCCCCGCGGTGGCGGCGGCGCTCGCCCGACGGGGGCGTGAGGCCGGCGCCAGGGTCAGTTTCTCCCCCGGTCGGCGGTTCGCGGACCGCGACTTCTCGACGACGCTCCCCCTCGCAGACCTCGTCTTCCTCAACGAACTCGAGGCCGCCGCGCTGGTGGAGGGCGCCGGAATGGACGCGCTCAGGGAGGGTGCGCGCCTCGTCGTCACCAGGGGTGCCGACGGCGCGGAGATTCGGGTCGACGGCCGCTCGTACACCCACGAGGGGTTCCACATCGACCCGCTCGACACGACCGGTGCGGGCGACGCGTTCGCGTCGGGCTTCCTCGCGGCGCGGGCGGACGGGGCGGGCTACGAGCGTGCGCTCGCCGTGGCGAACGCCTGTGGCGCCGTCGCCTCCGGCGCCGTTGGTGCGCGCGCCGACCTGTCCTGGGAGGCCATCGAGGCGCTCCTCGCGGAGCAGACGGCCTGAGCGACCACCCAGTCGACCGCTGGACGAGTTCACACAAGTCGCTGCCCGTTACGGAATCCTTTTTGTGTGGCTGACCGCACCTCCCCCCAACGAATGTCCACGAAGGGTGGTCCGCGATGACGATGGAGGACCGCATCGAGGAACTCCGGGAGCGGCGGGAAGAGGCGCTCCTCGGCGGCGGCGAGGACCGCATCGAGCGCCAGCACGAGAAGGGGAAGATGACGGCGCGCGAGCGGATCGACTACTTCCTCGACGACGGCACCTTCCACGAGTTCGACCAGTTCCGGACCCACGACACGCACACGTTCGGGATGGAGGAACAGCAGATCTACGGCGACGGGGTCGTCACGGGCTACGGCGAGGTGAACGGTCGGAAGACGTTCGTGTTCGCCCACGACTTCACCGTCTTCGGCGGGTCGCTCGGCGAGGTGTTCGCCGAGAAGGTCTGCAAGGTGATGGACAAGGCGATGGACGTCGGCGCGCCAGTCGTCGGGCTCAACGATTCGGCGGGCGCCCGCATCCAGGAGGGCGTCGGCTCGCTCGCCGGCTACGCCGAGATCTTCCGGCGGAACACGGAGGCGTCCGGGGTCATCCCCCAGCTGTCGGCCATCATGGGGCCCTGTGCCGGCGGCGCGGTGTACTCGCCGGCCATCACAGACTTCGTCTTCATGGTGAAGGACAGCAGCCACATGTTCATCACCGGCCCGGAGGTCATCAAGACCGTCACGGGCGAGGAGGTCTCCTTCGAGGAACTCGGCGGGGCGACAACCCACGCATCGACCTCCGGCGTCGCCCACTTCGCCGAGGAGAGCGAGGAGGACGCGCTCGACCACATGCGCCGCCTGCTGTCCTACCTCCCGCAGAACAACGTCGAGGACCCGCCGCGCGTCGAGCCGTGGGACGACCCGGAGCGCGCCGACGAGGAGCTCAACTCCATCGTCCCCGACCAGCCGCGCAAGCCCTACGACATGACGAACGTCGTGGACCGCGTCGTCGACGAGGGGTCGTTCTTCGAGACGCACGCGGACTTCGCGAAGAACATCGTCACCGGGTTCGGCCGCCTCGACGGTCACAGCATCGGCATCGTCGCGAACCAGCCGCGCGTGAACGCCGGGACGCTGGACATCGAGTCCAGCGAGAAGGGCGCGCGGTTCGTCCGCTTCTGCGACGCGTTCAACGTCCCCATCCTCACGTTCGTGGACGTGCCGGGCTTCATGCCCGGCACCGACCAGGAGCACAACGGCATCATCCGCCACGGCGCGAAGTTGCTGTACGCGTACTCCGAAGCGACGGTGCCGCTGCTCACCGTCATCACGCGGAAGGCGTACGGCGGCGCCTACGACGTGATGGCCTCGAAGCACATCGGCGGCGACGTGAACTACGCGTGGCCGAGCGCCGAGATCGCCGTGATGGGTCCACAGGGCGCGGTCAACATCCTCTACTCGGACGAACTTGCGGAGGCCGACGATCCCGACGCACGCCGCGACGAACTCATCGACGAGTACCGCGAGGAGTTCGCGAACCCCTACACCGCGGCCGACAAGGGGTTCATCGACGACGTGCTCGAACCGCCGCAGACCCGTCCGCGGCTCGTCGACGATCTGGAGATGCTGAAGTCGAAGCGCGACTCGCTCCCCGACAAGAAGCACGGCAACATCCCCATCTGATGGACCCCGAGGACCTCGACATCCCCGAATCCGCCGACGACCGGGAGGCAGCCGCCATCGCGGCCGCCGTGAGCGCCCACCTCCGCGACCAGGAGGCAGCGGCCGCGGCGGCCGCCGCATCCGACGTCGAGACGTGGGACGGCAAGCGCTGGGCGTTCGCCGGACGGATCGCGTCGCTGCAGCCGTGCGCCAAGCGGGTTCCCGACGGCGCGCCCACCGACGCCTGGGCCGCGTCGGGTCGGACGGACCGGTTCTGAACCGTCGGCGTCGAGTCGGTCCGCGTTCTCCCCTCGCCTCGCACGTCGAGAAGGTTCACGGATGGACCCGACTCGAACCGACGGTTTGAGTAGGCGTACCCGGGTACCATCCCCCAGGAATGTTCGACAAGGTGCTCGTCGCGAACCGCGGGGAGATCGCGGTGCGCGTGATGCGAGCCTGCGAGGAACTGGGCATCGACACCGTGGCCGTCTACTCCGAGGCCGACAAACACTCGGGGCACGTCCGCTACGCCGACGAGGCGTACAACGTCGGACCCGCACGGGCCGCCGACTCCTACCTCGACCAGGACGCAGTCGTCGACGCCGCGGAACAGGCCGGCGCGGACGCGATCCACCCCGGCTACGGCTTCCTCGCCGAGAACGCCGACTTCGCCGAGAAGGTCGAGGGGACCGACGGCATCACGTGGGTCGGCCCGTCCAGCGACGCGATGGAGACGCTCGGCGAGAAGACCAAGGCCCGCAAGGTGATGCAGTCGGCCGACGTCCCAATCGTCCCCGGCACCACCGACCCCGCCGAGTCTGCCGACGAGGTCCGCGAGTTCGGCGACGAGTACGGCTACCCGATCGCCATCAAGGCGGAGGGCGGCGGCGGCGGCCGCGGGATGAAGGTCGTCGAGTCCGCGGACGAGGCCGACGAACAGTTCGAGTCGGCCAAGCGCGAGGGCGAGGCGTACTTCTCGAACGACTCCGTCTACCTCGAGCGGTACCTCGAGTCCCCGCGCCACATCGAAGTCCAGATCCTCGCGGACCACCACGGCAACGTCCGCCACCTCGGCGAGCGCGACTGCTCGCTCCAGCGCCGCCACCAGAAGGTCGTCGAGGAGGGTCCCTCGCCGGCGCTCTCCGACGACCTCCGCGAGCGCATCGGCGAGGCGGCCAGACGCGGCGTCAGCGAGGCCGACTACACGAACGCGGGGACGGTCGAGTTCCTGGTCGAGGACGGCGAATTCTTCTTCCTCGAGGTCAACACCCGTATCCAGGTCGAGCACACCGTCACGGAGGAGCTGACGGGCATCGACATCGTGAAGGAACAGCTCCGGGTCGCCGCCGGCGAGGAACTCGCCTTCTCGCAGGACGACGTCGACCTCGAGGGCCACGCGATGGAGTTCCGAATCAACGCGGAGAACGCCGCGAACGACTTCTCGCCCGCCACCAGCGGGTCGCTCGACGTGTACGACCCGCCGGGCGGCATCGGGGTCCGGATGGACGACGCGCTCCGACAGGGCGACGACCTCGTCACCGACTACGACTCGATGATCGCGAAGCTGATCGTCTGGGGCGCCGACCGCGAGGAGTGCTTCGCGCGCTCGAGGCGGGCGCTCGCCGAGTACGAGATCGACGGCGTCGTGACGATCATCCCGTTCCACCGGCTGATGCTGGAGGACGAACGCTTCGTCGAGGGGACCCACACGACGAACTACCTCGACGAGGAACTCGACCGCGAACGCGTGGCCGAGGCCCAGGAGAAGTGGGGAACCGAGGGCGAATCGGACGGGGAGGGGGACGGGGAGGTCACCGAGCGCGACTTCACGGTCGAGGTGAACGGGAAGCGCTTCGAGGTGAGCCTCGAGG belongs to Halorarum halophilum and includes:
- a CDS encoding carbohydrate kinase family protein, which gives rise to MQALCAGHVNWDVTLRVDNLPAPDGEVTIEEQHQAGGGSAANVAVNLERLNHDASLFGSVGSDESGRFARRELAEAGVETHLVESDGETAVKYLVVDGDGEVMMLSNRGENEAFVAEDLPSEALDVDLLHLTNQPPAVAAALARRGREAGARVSFSPGRRFADRDFSTTLPLADLVFLNELEAAALVEGAGMDALREGARLVVTRGADGAEIRVDGRSYTHEGFHIDPLDTTGAGDAFASGFLAARADGAGYERALAVANACGAVASGAVGARADLSWEAIEALLAEQTA
- a CDS encoding ribose 1,5-bisphosphate isomerase → MTTTADTDLSESVEETAEAIATMETRGAATIADAAAVALAEQARAVDAADPEEFRATMRAAGRRLYDTRPTAVSLPNSLRYVLGRMEGDTVGQLRSSVTTAAADFSRRLETAQDELGRIGANRLRDGDTIMTHCHSTDALSCVRAAVEQGKEISAIVKETRPRRQGHITATELRKMGVPVVLIVDSAARRYLDETDHVLVGADAIAADGSVINKIGTSGLAVNARERGVPIMVAAQTIKLHPDTLTGHTVEIEMREEEEVISADERAELGDLTVENPAFDVTPPRYLDAIVTESGQFPPESVVTLMRELFGESATRPWEEPESTDGAGEAAEPRVDERTEPR
- a CDS encoding acyl-CoA carboxylase subunit beta, with product MEDRIEELRERREEALLGGGEDRIERQHEKGKMTARERIDYFLDDGTFHEFDQFRTHDTHTFGMEEQQIYGDGVVTGYGEVNGRKTFVFAHDFTVFGGSLGEVFAEKVCKVMDKAMDVGAPVVGLNDSAGARIQEGVGSLAGYAEIFRRNTEASGVIPQLSAIMGPCAGGAVYSPAITDFVFMVKDSSHMFITGPEVIKTVTGEEVSFEELGGATTHASTSGVAHFAEESEEDALDHMRRLLSYLPQNNVEDPPRVEPWDDPERADEELNSIVPDQPRKPYDMTNVVDRVVDEGSFFETHADFAKNIVTGFGRLDGHSIGIVANQPRVNAGTLDIESSEKGARFVRFCDAFNVPILTFVDVPGFMPGTDQEHNGIIRHGAKLLYAYSEATVPLLTVITRKAYGGAYDVMASKHIGGDVNYAWPSAEIAVMGPQGAVNILYSDELAEADDPDARRDELIDEYREEFANPYTAADKGFIDDVLEPPQTRPRLVDDLEMLKSKRDSLPDKKHGNIPI
- a CDS encoding acetyl-CoA carboxylase biotin carboxylase subunit: MFDKVLVANRGEIAVRVMRACEELGIDTVAVYSEADKHSGHVRYADEAYNVGPARAADSYLDQDAVVDAAEQAGADAIHPGYGFLAENADFAEKVEGTDGITWVGPSSDAMETLGEKTKARKVMQSADVPIVPGTTDPAESADEVREFGDEYGYPIAIKAEGGGGGRGMKVVESADEADEQFESAKREGEAYFSNDSVYLERYLESPRHIEVQILADHHGNVRHLGERDCSLQRRHQKVVEEGPSPALSDDLRERIGEAARRGVSEADYTNAGTVEFLVEDGEFFFLEVNTRIQVEHTVTEELTGIDIVKEQLRVAAGEELAFSQDDVDLEGHAMEFRINAENAANDFSPATSGSLDVYDPPGGIGVRMDDALRQGDDLVTDYDSMIAKLIVWGADREECFARSRRALAEYEIDGVVTIIPFHRLMLEDERFVEGTHTTNYLDEELDRERVAEAQEKWGTEGESDGEGDGEVTERDFTVEVNGKRFEVSLEERGAPAVPNPSGGSGAGRMERPDVAEESEDEVVIEGDGETIAAEMQGTILSVDVAEGDEVTAGDVVCVLEAMKMENDVVADRGGVVSQVLVAEGDSVDMGDPLVVLE
- a CDS encoding acc operon protein — encoded protein: MDPEDLDIPESADDREAAAIAAAVSAHLRDQEAAAAAAAASDVETWDGKRWAFAGRIASLQPCAKRVPDGAPTDAWAASGRTDRF